One stretch of Streptomyces sp. 135 DNA includes these proteins:
- a CDS encoding sigma-70 family RNA polymerase sigma factor, with product MGTRRAQRRRETERADPLDPAQEDRVRAVLALGGVPHADLPDGVQQVRLKLLERAADGREAPRDVSAWAAVVASNLAMDWHRARRRQERLGERLAVLWRETTDEDGAESRALSMAVAQGLGELPDAQRQVVVLRFYADLPVRAIAAELGIPEGTVKSRLHTAVRLLRARLHEGEVV from the coding sequence ATCGGGACGCGCCGCGCGCAGCGGCGCCGCGAGACGGAGCGGGCGGATCCGCTCGATCCGGCCCAGGAGGACCGGGTACGGGCGGTGCTCGCGCTCGGCGGGGTGCCGCACGCCGACCTGCCGGACGGGGTGCAGCAGGTCAGGCTGAAGCTCCTGGAGCGGGCCGCGGACGGGCGTGAGGCGCCGCGTGACGTCTCGGCGTGGGCGGCCGTCGTCGCCTCCAACCTCGCCATGGACTGGCACCGCGCCCGGCGCAGGCAGGAGCGGCTCGGGGAGCGCCTCGCCGTGCTGTGGCGGGAGACCACGGACGAGGACGGCGCGGAGTCCCGGGCCCTGTCCATGGCCGTGGCGCAGGGGCTCGGCGAGCTGCCGGACGCCCAGCGGCAGGTCGTCGTGCTGCGCTTCTACGCCGATCTGCCGGTGCGCGCCATCGCGGCGGAGCTGGGCATTCCGGAGGGCACGGTCAAGAGCAGGCTGCACACGGCGGTACGGCTGCTGCGCGCGCGGCTGCACGAAGGGGAGGTGGTGTGA